The window TAGTGTTGGGCTCACAACCAGTTTCCCACTAGCCGCTTCTTTAAGTGCGACAATAAGCTCCTCTGGCTCCATATCTTTCAATAAATAGCCATCAGCCCCGCGTTTTAAAGCATTCACGAGGTCATCACTATAATTTGAAACGGTGAAGAGGATAATTCGTCCTGATAATTCTCTCTTTCTTAATTCATCAAGCGTTTCAAACCCATTCATTCCAGGCATATTTAGGTCGAGAAGGATAAGATCTGGATCTTGTTCTTCAGCGATTTGGATCCCCGCTTTCCCATCGCCAGCTTCGCCAATAACCTGCAATGAGGGTTCTAAACTAATAAGTTGTTTTACGCCATTTCTTAGCATCGGGTGGTCATCAATCAGTAGGATGGTTGATTTATCATTCATTGTATTTTCCATAGATGATTTGCTCCGGTGTATTAAACATCAGATAAAGGGAAAGTGACCTTAACTTCTGTTCCGCCTTGAGATCTGGGGATAACAAAACATTCACCGTTAAGACTGAGTGCTCTTTCTCTCATAATAATTAAGCCATAGTGATTAAGTTTGTCGGCATTTGCCGTAATTCCAGCGCCATTATCGATAATGCGAATACAAATGATCCCTGCATTTTGGGTTAACGAGACTTCGGCCGAACTTGCATTAGCATGTTTTAAAATATTGCTTAGGGCCTCTCGGATGATTTGTATAATATGAATTGATTGGTGTGGCGAAATGCTTTTCGCTGGAATATCATAGTGTAACTTAATCGCATAACCCATTCGCTCACTAAATTCACTAATTGTACTTTCTAAAGAGGGAAGTAAGCCGGGTTCAGTTAGTTTTAATCTAAAAGTGGTTAAAAGCTCCCTTAACTGACTATAAGCCGTGTTAATTTCACTGCGCATTTCGGTCAATAATTGCTGAGGTTTTTCAGGTAATGGTTCAGGTTGCAGTTGCAGGTAGCTTATTTGCATTTTTAAACAAGATAGTGACTGTGCAATTGAATCATGTAATTCACGCGCAATCGCTGAGCGCTCATCCATAATTAATAATTGCTGCTGTTGTTCAATTTGGTGTTCCATTGCTAGCATGCCAGATATTTGTTTAACCAGCATTGAAACTAAATTATTTTGTTCATCAGACAATGTTTGATCAGCTGCAATTTCACCAATAATGACACCATAACGATGCATATTATCTGACAGTTCCCACTGCAAAATTGTTATTTTTTTATTTTCTAATAAACGCTCTTGCTGTACCTCGAGATGGGAAGGGGCATCGTCTAATCCTGTCGATTGGCAGTCTATTTTGTGAAAATAAGCCTCATTACTGTCTTCATATAATCGTAAACTTAGATTATTTAATATTGTGATATTTTTCAGTTCAATAAGCACTTTTTGCAATCTTAAGTAAAGCGGATCAGACGAGTGAAGAATTTGATTTGATTGATATAAATAGGATAAGACACGATTTTTTGTTGTAAGGTCGGCCGTTTTTTCCGCGACTCTTTTTTCTAGTTGGTGGTAGCTTTGCGCCAACTCTTCAGACATCTGATTTAATGTTTCACCTAATGCATTTAATTCGTCTTGTCGGCTATTTTTTGGGTAGCGTTGGCTGAAATCTTTTTGCCCAATGGCGGTTACCATTGATAGTAATTTCATCCATGGGTAGTAAATTTTTCGCCGTAAATGCCATATTGTTCCCATCAGGAGTAAGAAAACCAAACTAATGAAAATGAGTTGTGTCATGGCGACATAGGCTATTTTCCTTTCGGTTTTTTCGTCGATGTTGTGGACTAATTCATCGAGTCTATTAACGAACGAAATAACTTCGTATCTTGCATCATTTGGCGTGTTAGCATCCACCAATGCAGGGCGCAAGGTGAGTAACCAAAAGTTGTGTAGTTCATTGAATTGCTGTGTTAAGTTCTCAACTTTTACAACTTGGGTAAGTTCGGGGCTTAATAAATCACTTTCGAGTGCATCTAGATAATGTTGATTTTGCTGATTAAGAGGAACTAATGAGAGCAATCGATAGCTCTGCATGCGTAATGAGCCTGATTTGTTGATTGCATGAGCGTTACCTTGCACGCTGATGATCATTCTATTTGAAATCGTCATTCCAATAATACCAAGGACAGCAATTAGCAACATCAGGCCAATAACTTGGTTAATAATAGAAAATCGACGATACAGGGTCGGCATTTGTCATTCCTCAAAAATCTATGGTGTAGCTAATTTTAAGGTTAGGTTGGCTATATTGTTCATAAAGGCAACCTAATTAAATATACCACTTTAGTATTAGCTTAAAGGGACGAACTTTACGTATAAGGCATTTATATGGGGCTGTAGGAATCTAATGATAATCTTACCTATTGATATATATAAGTAAAGTTATAGTTTTATTCAACAGCTAGTTACTGTGATGATGTATTATAACGTAAATTAAAGATGAGTTTTTTTTGATTTAGATCAGATTGGAAGCTTTAGTGTCGCTAAAAAGCCGACTCTAGTAACCTTTTAATACACAACATTTGAACTTATCATTATGTATTTAATTATATATCGATAGTGAGAAAAAAATAAATCAATAAGAGGTTGGGGAGAAAAGTTTCTATACATTTAAAGAAACGAAATAGAATAATACGAATAAAATGCATTATTCTATTTTTGATATTATGCCTTTTTAATTTTTGTGATTAAAGATAAAGCCATAACAAGACACATTCCAACAATCAAACCAAAAAATAAGTTAATTATTGCGGGGAGAATAAACTGCATAGCGCTACCAATAATAGGTGTTAATAGGGCAGTAAAGGATATTTCTTCAATCCATTCAGATAAATAGTGAATACCATGAGTAAGAATACCGCCTCCTACCATAAACATTGCGGCAGTTCCAACAATGGACAGGGTTTTCATTAGATATGGCGTAGCATAAATAAGTCCATTTCCCATTTTTTTTAACGATGTAGATGCTTTCTTTTGGAGATAAAGCCCTAAATCATCAAGTTTAACAATCCCAGCAACGAGCCCGTAAACACCAATAGTCATGGTAATTGCAATAATGGAAAGTACCACAAACTGATTAATAATAGTTGTGGTAGAAACGACACCCAATGTAATCGCAATAATTTCAGCAGATAAAATAAAATCAGTGCGTATAGCGCCTTTGATTTTTGCTTTTTCGAACTTTGCGAGTTTTTCTTCTGATAAAGGGTGTGTTTGCGCCGCTATTTTTTCCTCGGAGTGAAAAATTTTATGCGCAATTTTTTCTGCCCCTTCAAAGCACAAGTAAGCGCCACCTAACATTAATAAAGGTGTAACCGCCCAAGGAATAAATGCGCTAATCGATAAGGCTAAAGGAACTAAAATTAATTTATTGATAAATGAACCTTTAGCGACAGACCAGACAACTGGAATTTCTCGTTCAGCACGAACCCCAGTGACTTGTTGGGCATTTAACGCAAGATCATCCCCTAAAACTCCTGAGGTTTTTTTCGCAGCCATTTTCGTCATCATCGCGACGTCATCTAGTACAGCTGCAATATCATCAAGTAATGTGAGTAAACTACTTCCAGCCACAAGAAACCCTCAATTCAGTTTGTTTAATATATCGTTAATGTTTATTAGGCTGATTAAGTGATAATTAGTTCATTAGCGTTTAAGCACATATGTAAATTTTTAATAATATTTTATTGTTTACATGTAGGGGGGGAGCTTCGCTGCTGATTTTTATCGCTAATAAAGGTCAAAAACAATCCAAGAAATGGATAAAATCCGCCGTGCTAACTGACGGCGATTTTAATCAAATATTGTCCTACGGGGTCGATTAAAGCAGGTTTTACTTATTTGATGGTGCGTTGAGAGGGGGTTGCCTGGTTCACCAGGTGGCGAACTTCTCGCCTTGCCTAAGATGGCTTTAATTCGAATAAAAATCGACCATCAAAGATAAACTGCCCCTAGGGAGAATGGATTATGAATTTTTTATGACAATTGAACCAATGCGTTTTTCCCTTTTCTAACTAGTGAACTTTTAAAAACGTAAAAAATCAGTTCTTCTTTGTTTTTCAGCAATGTTGTATGGATAAGTAATTTTAAATCGATTGGTATAAGGTTAATACATGTCTTCTCAGCCAGTTTTGAGTGTTGTTGTTGCGGTTTATAATGGTGAAAAATTTTTACCTCAGTTTTTTGATAGTCTGCTAGCGCAAAATTTAGAAAACTGGGAGCTTATTGTCGTTAATGATGGCTCTAAGGATAACAGTGAAGGGGTTATCAAAGAGTATCAAGGTAAATTTAGTCATCTAAAAATATTGTCTCAAGAAAACCAAGGCGTATCCGTTGCTCGTAATACAGGGATGGTTGAGGCCACTGGAAAATACATTACCTTTCCGGATATCGATGATGAAATTAGCCCGAAAATGTATGGCAGATTACTCGAAATTGCATTAGCGGGTGACTTGGATGTTGCAACCTGTAATGGTACCTATGTTTATACTAATGGTGATGCGCCAAAAGCTATTTTTCCACCTAATAAGGTGCCTTCTACCGGAGTAATTAGCGGTCCGCAATGGTTAGAGAAGGGGCTGAGTTCACGTAAGTTTTTGCACGTGACTTGGTTGAATTTATACCGTTTAGATATGTTACGTGAACACAAGTTTTTTTTTGAACCGAAGCTACATCATCAAGATATTCCGTGGACAACCGAAGTGTTATTGGTTGCAAAACGTGTGCAGTTTATTAATGAGCAATATTATCGCTATTTGATCCATAACCAATCTGTTTCCCATTCATTGAGTGGTGACGAGCGTTCCGTTCGTAAGATCAATACCTATTTAAAAATTATTGATATGTTGTTAGCAATTTATCAGCGCTATCCAGAGCAAGTTAAACAAGCACCTGCATGCATTTGGCAGGTAGGTAAAGAGGGATTAGGCGTAGTTCAAGCCTTATTAGCGATTAAATCCCCTGAAATACGTAAAGAGATGGTGCAGCAATTTTTTGATAAAGGGTATTGGGAAATCGTGTGGAAGCATGCAACAACAGTGAAGTTAAAATGGCGTTTAATTAGGCGTTATACAAAGTTAAAAGACATCTTAAAAGCGTAATTTATTACATTGGTAGCTTACCAAATTGATAAGCTACCTTACGGTTATTAACCCAATTGTTTTAGCGCATCGATGAACATTTCCCATAATCGCGGGTTATCCAGCTTTGTTGCCACTTGTGTATGGCAGTCGGCGGGGGCTTGAGCACGAAAATCGGTTACCGTCATCCCAAGTGTTAATGTTCCTTGCAGCTCAATATCAACAGGTGCTCGGCGCGTTTCTATCATTGACGGGTCAATGACATAGGCAACCGCACAAGGATCATGAACAGGTGCATGGTCGCTGTAGCCATTACGTTGACGATATCCTGCCGTGTAGTAATTCAAAGATTCAACAACAAATCGGCTAATCGGCGTATTAAGCGCAGCAATTTCAGCCATGATGGCATCAGTTGGTTTCGCTTGGTGAGTTAAATCCAGCCCAACCATAGTTAGCGGCCATTTCTCGTTGAAAACGATATGTGCGGCTTCTGGGTCTATAGCAATATTGAATTCCGCGACGGCTGAGCGATTTCCTTTATGGTATCCCCCGCCCATTAGGACAACTTCCTTTACTAATTCAACGATTTCAGGGGCTTTTCTCACAGCAAGGGCAATATTGGTTAGTCCACCAATTGGCACAAGCGTAATGGTTTTTGCTGGATGAGCTTTAAGCGTATCGATAATTAGGTCGACGGCGTGGCGCTTATCAAGTGGTAATGTGGGGGCAGGGAGATGTGTGCCATCTAAGCCACTGATCCCATGCACTTCAGCAGCATTTTGAATTGCTCGAACTAAGGGGCGAGGACAACCAGCGGCAATAGGAATATGTTTTGCACCTGCAAATTCAACAATTGCTCGCGCATTATGAGTGACTTTTTCTAAGGTTTGGTTTCCCACAACAGTGGTAACCGCTAATAATTCCACATTCGGATTACCTAATGCCAATAAAATCGCCATGGCATCATCATGGCCTGGGTCACAATCCAAAATAATTTTGTGTGAAGGCATTATATCTCCTTGTATAAAAACATTTTTATTAATTGAGTAGACTAATAAATTATGAAAGGGGTTCCTGTGATCTGCTTCTTGTTTACTTATTCCATGCCCAATATTGAGTAACAAAATATTAATACTTTTGGTCGATACTGTGATTTGATTAACATATTAATAACAATCGGTTTGAGCTTCTGCAAATAATGTGTTTTTTATACCCTTTAGCTTTATATATTGGGTGGGTGAATTTTGTAAATGAATAAGTGTGGGGGCAAAATGGATAATTATCTCAACAAATTACCTGATGTAATTGATTCTGTTGCAACTAACCAGTTTTACCCTAATTTATTATCATGGCTATCATCCTTTATTGCATTTGATAATGCGATTGTTTACGCCTTTGAAAAGGGGGCTTCTCCGTGTTTTCTTTCCAAAGTTGAGCGACGCAATAGTGATAGTGTAAATCGAATTTACCAACGTGGCGCCTATTTGATGGATCCCTTTTACCAAGAGATCCAAAAAGGGGGAAGGTCTAAGGTCCTCACCTTAAAAGAGTTAGCGCCTAAAAATTTTTATCATACTGATTATTATCTAAATTTTTATAGAAAAACAGGTTGGTGCGATGAAGCTGGTTTGCTGTTAGAAATCTCAGCAGATAGGCAATTGGGAATATTTTTTGGTAATGAAGATAGGCCATTTTACGCCGAAAAGTACACCCAAGCCCCACTAAAAGAAGCCTTTGAGATTATTTGTAGTCTGGCCCGTTTACATAAAGAAGCCTCACCCAATACCGTATCGAGCCATTATCAAAATGTGGATAGGCAAACCCGTTTTGGACTAACCCCAAGAGAGTGTGAAGTGGTGGATCTGATCCTTGAAGGTAAAGGGTCGCCTCAAATAGCAGAATCCCTTTTCATCAGTCTTGGTACCGTGAAAAACCACCGTAAAAATATTTACCAAAAGTTGAATATTAACTCACAGGCTGAATTATTTAACTTGTTAATGAAACGGATCATTCAGTAATTTGTTAGGGTGAATTTCAGTGCGAGTGAATAGTAGTCATTAATAATTATACGAAGTTAATCATGTGATTACGGGAAATTTTATTTTTTATTCATACTGGTCATCATTTTGTTAAAAAAATGCATTAAATTATTGTTAATATCATAACGCTATTTCAATTAATTGAATTTTAAGGTTAAAAAGTTATTTTAATACATTTTGTTTTTATTTAAATATTCTACGTGGCTCACAATTGTTAACTTAATGTTTCGAATGTCCCTAAAGGGCTATGTAATTGTTAATGTAAGGTTAAGATAATCGAGGTTATCGCCAGGTACTAAATAAGGTATCCATTATGAATAACCAAGTAGAATCATTAACTTATTATGCTGCTACAAAGAAATATGATTTACGCTTTCCTATCTTAAAAGAAGACCTTGATGTAGATGTAGTGATTATTGGGGGAGGCTTTTCCGGGATCCACACAGCCCTTGAGTTGTGCGAAAAAGGGATCACCAATATCGCTATCTTGGAAGGTCGTTACCTCGGTTATGGTGGTTCAGGGCGTAACGGCGGTCAAGTGATGGCCGGAATTGGCCATGATATAGACGCAATCAAAAAATATGTAGGCTCGGAAGGATTAGAAACTATTTTTAAGCTCAGCAATATGGGCGCAGGGATCATGCGTGAACGTATTGCTAAGTATAATATTGATGCTGATTTTTGTCGTGGGTACGCCTATTTAGGTAGCAATTCACGACAAGAAAAAACATTACGTAACTGGCTAAAGGATTTTAAAGCTGTTGATCCTGATGAAGAAATCGAATTTTACAGTGGTTCTGAACTAAAACAGATTATCGGCTCAGATGCTTATACTTGTGGTATCAAACATATGGGTGGTGGGCATGTGCACTCATTGAATCTGTTATTGGGTGAGGCGAAAGCCATTAGCGAGATTTATGGCGCGAAGATTTTTGAGAATAGCCAAGTTCTGAATGTTGAGTACGGTAATACCATCAAAGTGAGAACAGCGATGGGCACCGTTAAAGCCCAGAAAATGTTGTGGGCATGTGACTCATTCTTAAATGGTCTTGAGCCAACGATTTACCCAAAAACGATTAATACTTATGCCTATCAGTTAATGACGGAAGAGTTATCCGATGAGTTAATTGAACAAATTAGCCCAATCCGTGGTGCGTACAGCGATATTCGACCAGTGATTGATTATTACCGGGTAACTAAGGAAAACCGTTTGTTGTTTGGTAGTTCAACACATTTTCTTGAGTACATTCCGTCTGACTTAAAAGCGTGGAACCGTAACTTAATGCTAAAAGTTTTTCCTTATCTAAAAGATGTAAAAATCGAATTAGCATGGGGAGGGCCGATGGCATGTAGTGCGAACCTTTTCCCGCAGATTGGCTCATTACCTCAACATAAAAATGTGTTCTACGCACAGGGCTACTCAGGTTTTGGTGTGACACCAAGTCAGATCGTGTGCAAGGTGCTGGCTGAAGGTATGGTGGAGGGGTCTCATCGTTATGACTTAATGAGCTCGATCCCTCATGCCAATATTATTGGCAAAGATAGCATGCGCAATGTGATTGTTTCACTTGCAAAAATCATGCACCAGACATCGGGTTACTGGCAAGGTCGCCGTTAATTCATATTCGTTTAATTAATTTATTGGAATCGATTAAAGGTAAACATCATGATTAGTCCATTATTGCTGAATAAACCACTTCCAGAACTGCTAAATATCGGTAGCGTAACAAACTTAGGCTCTGTGGTGGTTGAGGGTGATCCACAAGCGAGCGTCGCAATGGTTCACGGTGAACCAACAGATAACCTAACTTGCGGCATTTTTGCTTGTACAACAGGTAAATTCAAGATGGTTTATCCATTTGATGAAATGGCAACCGTGCATGAAGGATCTGTGAAATTGACAGATATAAAAACAGGCGTGACTGTAGAGTACCATAAAGGTGATACTTGGTTTGCTGCCAAAGGTACTGAAGTTTTATGGGAAATTGAGGCCCCACGTTTCGTTAAGCACTATCTTGCTTGTGTGAATGCTTAATTAATGTCTATTTAGTGGAGGGATTGCAATGAGTGAGTTAACCCTATTACCAGAAGTTAGCGAATTTCTGAAACGTCAACATGGGCATTTTATCAATGGCTTGCCAGTTTCTGGCAA of the Providencia rettgeri genome contains:
- the narL gene encoding two-component system response regulator NarL gives rise to the protein MNDKSTILLIDDHPMLRNGVKQLISLEPSLQVIGEAGDGKAGIQIAEEQDPDLILLDLNMPGMNGFETLDELRKRELSGRIILFTVSNYSDDLVNALKRGADGYLLKDMEPEELIVALKEAASGKLVVSPTLTSVLAESLRDNPSHDESNIATLTPREADILELISQGLSNKMIARKLDIAESTVKVHVKHLLKKLNLKSRVEAAVWVLQQK
- the narX gene encoding nitrate/nitrite two-component system sensor histidine kinase NarX, whose amino-acid sequence is MPTLYRRFSIINQVIGLMLLIAVLGIIGMTISNRMIISVQGNAHAINKSGSLRMQSYRLLSLVPLNQQNQHYLDALESDLLSPELTQVVKVENLTQQFNELHNFWLLTLRPALVDANTPNDARYEVISFVNRLDELVHNIDEKTERKIAYVAMTQLIFISLVFLLLMGTIWHLRRKIYYPWMKLLSMVTAIGQKDFSQRYPKNSRQDELNALGETLNQMSEELAQSYHQLEKRVAEKTADLTTKNRVLSYLYQSNQILHSSDPLYLRLQKVLIELKNITILNNLSLRLYEDSNEAYFHKIDCQSTGLDDAPSHLEVQQERLLENKKITILQWELSDNMHRYGVIIGEIAADQTLSDEQNNLVSMLVKQISGMLAMEHQIEQQQQLLIMDERSAIARELHDSIAQSLSCLKMQISYLQLQPEPLPEKPQQLLTEMRSEINTAYSQLRELLTTFRLKLTEPGLLPSLESTISEFSERMGYAIKLHYDIPAKSISPHQSIHIIQIIREALSNILKHANASSAEVSLTQNAGIICIRIIDNGAGITANADKLNHYGLIIMRERALSLNGECFVIPRSQGGTEVKVTFPLSDV
- a CDS encoding DUF808 domain-containing protein codes for the protein MAGSSLLTLLDDIAAVLDDVAMMTKMAAKKTSGVLGDDLALNAQQVTGVRAEREIPVVWSVAKGSFINKLILVPLALSISAFIPWAVTPLLMLGGAYLCFEGAEKIAHKIFHSEEKIAAQTHPLSEEKLAKFEKAKIKGAIRTDFILSAEIIAITLGVVSTTTIINQFVVLSIIAITMTIGVYGLVAGIVKLDDLGLYLQKKASTSLKKMGNGLIYATPYLMKTLSIVGTAAMFMVGGGILTHGIHYLSEWIEEISFTALLTPIIGSAMQFILPAIINLFFGLIVGMCLVMALSLITKIKKA
- a CDS encoding glycosyltransferase; this encodes MSSQPVLSVVVAVYNGEKFLPQFFDSLLAQNLENWELIVVNDGSKDNSEGVIKEYQGKFSHLKILSQENQGVSVARNTGMVEATGKYITFPDIDDEISPKMYGRLLEIALAGDLDVATCNGTYVYTNGDAPKAIFPPNKVPSTGVISGPQWLEKGLSSRKFLHVTWLNLYRLDMLREHKFFFEPKLHHQDIPWTTEVLLVAKRVQFINEQYYRYLIHNQSVSHSLSGDERSVRKINTYLKIIDMLLAIYQRYPEQVKQAPACIWQVGKEGLGVVQALLAIKSPEIRKEMVQQFFDKGYWEIVWKHATTVKLKWRLIRRYTKLKDILKA
- a CDS encoding nucleoside hydrolase produces the protein MPSHKIILDCDPGHDDAMAILLALGNPNVELLAVTTVVGNQTLEKVTHNARAIVEFAGAKHIPIAAGCPRPLVRAIQNAAEVHGISGLDGTHLPAPTLPLDKRHAVDLIIDTLKAHPAKTITLVPIGGLTNIALAVRKAPEIVELVKEVVLMGGGYHKGNRSAVAEFNIAIDPEAAHIVFNEKWPLTMVGLDLTHQAKPTDAIMAEIAALNTPISRFVVESLNYYTAGYRQRNGYSDHAPVHDPCAVAYVIDPSMIETRRAPVDIELQGTLTLGMTVTDFRAQAPADCHTQVATKLDNPRLWEMFIDALKQLG
- a CDS encoding helix-turn-helix transcriptional regulator codes for the protein MDNYLNKLPDVIDSVATNQFYPNLLSWLSSFIAFDNAIVYAFEKGASPCFLSKVERRNSDSVNRIYQRGAYLMDPFYQEIQKGGRSKVLTLKELAPKNFYHTDYYLNFYRKTGWCDEAGLLLEISADRQLGIFFGNEDRPFYAEKYTQAPLKEAFEIICSLARLHKEASPNTVSSHYQNVDRQTRFGLTPRECEVVDLILEGKGSPQIAESLFISLGTVKNHRKNIYQKLNINSQAELFNLLMKRIIQ
- a CDS encoding NAD(P)/FAD-dependent oxidoreductase, with the protein product MNNQVESLTYYAATKKYDLRFPILKEDLDVDVVIIGGGFSGIHTALELCEKGITNIAILEGRYLGYGGSGRNGGQVMAGIGHDIDAIKKYVGSEGLETIFKLSNMGAGIMRERIAKYNIDADFCRGYAYLGSNSRQEKTLRNWLKDFKAVDPDEEIEFYSGSELKQIIGSDAYTCGIKHMGGGHVHSLNLLLGEAKAISEIYGAKIFENSQVLNVEYGNTIKVRTAMGTVKAQKMLWACDSFLNGLEPTIYPKTINTYAYQLMTEELSDELIEQISPIRGAYSDIRPVIDYYRVTKENRLLFGSSTHFLEYIPSDLKAWNRNLMLKVFPYLKDVKIELAWGGPMACSANLFPQIGSLPQHKNVFYAQGYSGFGVTPSQIVCKVLAEGMVEGSHRYDLMSSIPHANIIGKDSMRNVIVSLAKIMHQTSGYWQGRR
- a CDS encoding cupin domain-containing protein: MISPLLLNKPLPELLNIGSVTNLGSVVVEGDPQASVAMVHGEPTDNLTCGIFACTTGKFKMVYPFDEMATVHEGSVKLTDIKTGVTVEYHKGDTWFAAKGTEVLWEIEAPRFVKHYLACVNA